From Patescibacteria group bacterium, a single genomic window includes:
- a CDS encoding nucleotidyltransferase family protein, whose translation MKIKKGFILGGGEGTRLYPLTLEIPKPLIPVGKRPVISYLVELYLKNGIDDIKINVQEKHIADFYKWKITHFPKEKIEFVIESYPSGTFTPFVKKTDPNWFNEAIVISNGDELKEVNIKEMFDWHKKQNVLATIALVKVKNPESYGAVEIKDNKIIEFVEKSKNPSSNYVNCGLYIMEPEVRNYFPENAKFSMSEIDLFPKLAKQNKLAGYKWEGRWNDTGTFKRWEEAIKNWSE comes from the coding sequence ATGAAAATTAAAAAAGGTTTTATTTTAGGAGGAGGAGAGGGCACAAGGCTTTATCCTTTAACTCTTGAAATCCCAAAACCTCTTATTCCTGTTGGCAAGCGGCCAGTTATCAGTTATTTAGTTGAACTTTATTTGAAAAATGGAATTGATGATATTAAAATTAATGTTCAGGAAAAACATATTGCAGATTTCTATAAATGGAAAATTACTCATTTTCCAAAAGAAAAAATTGAATTTGTTATTGAAAGTTATCCTTCTGGCACATTTACGCCATTCGTAAAAAAAACAGACCCTAACTGGTTTAACGAAGCAATAGTGATATCAAATGGTGACGAACTAAAAGAAGTAAACATTAAAGAAATGTTTGACTGGCATAAAAAACAAAATGTTTTAGCAACTATTGCATTAGTAAAAGTAAAAAACCCAGAAAGCTATGGGGCAGTAGAAATAAAGGATAATAAAATTATAGAATTTGTTGAAAAGTCCAAAAATCCCTCTTCTAATTACGTTAATTGCGGACTCTATATAATGGAGCCTGAAGTAAGAAATTATTTCCCTGAAAATGCAAAGTTCTCTATGAGTGAAATTGATCTTTTCCCAAAATTAGCTAAGCAGAATAAACTTGCCGGCTATAAATGGGAAGGAAGATGGAATGACACAGGAACTTTCAAGCGCTGGGAAGAAGCTATTAAAAATTGGAGTGAATAA
- a CDS encoding UTP--glucose-1-phosphate uridylyltransferase translates to MKIKKAVIPAAGWGTRFLPATKAIPKEMLPIVDRPIIQYVVEEVVNSGIEDIVIVTGANKRAIEDHFDRLLELEQHLQKQNKYEKLSQIQKIAQLANFIYIRQKGDKYGNAIPVLSAESVIGNEPFVVLWGDEFIAAKPPRLAQMLKAYEKYKGIMISAVRIKEKEDLSRYGIADVEKVDENIFKIKRIVEKPKPEEAPSNLASHGAYILPPEIFDTIKNLKPGKGKEYWLPEAINELNKKGVPVYACEIENGKYYDTGNKLEYLKTVIEFALERSEFSEDLKKYLKTLNL, encoded by the coding sequence ATGAAAATCAAAAAAGCAGTTATTCCAGCTGCTGGCTGGGGAACAAGGTTTTTGCCAGCAACAAAAGCAATACCAAAAGAAATGCTGCCAATAGTTGATAGGCCAATAATACAATATGTTGTTGAAGAAGTAGTAAACTCTGGCATAGAAGATATAGTCATTGTTACTGGTGCCAATAAACGTGCGATTGAAGACCACTTTGACAGACTGCTTGAATTAGAACAGCATTTGCAAAAACAAAATAAATATGAAAAGTTAAGTCAAATTCAAAAAATTGCTCAGCTGGCTAATTTTATCTATATCCGCCAAAAAGGAGACAAGTATGGAAATGCCATTCCTGTTTTATCAGCCGAATCAGTTATTGGAAATGAGCCTTTTGTTGTTTTGTGGGGCGATGAATTTATTGCAGCCAAACCACCCAGACTGGCTCAAATGCTTAAAGCTTATGAAAAGTATAAAGGAATAATGATTTCTGCTGTAAGGATAAAAGAAAAGGAAGATCTTTCCCGTTATGGGATAGCAGATGTTGAAAAAGTTGATGAAAATATTTTTAAAATAAAAAGAATTGTTGAAAAACCAAAGCCAGAAGAAGCGCCATCTAATTTGGCCAGTCATGGAGCATACATTCTGCCGCCAGAGATTTTTGACACAATTAAAAACTTAAAACCTGGCAAAGGAAAAGAATACTGGCTACCGGAAGCTATTAATGAATTAAATAAAAAAGGGGTTCCTGTTTATGCTTGCGAAATAGAAAATGGAAAGTACTATGATACTGGCAATAAGCTTGAATATTTAAAAACAGTAATAGAATTTGCACTTGAAAGAAGTGAATTTTCTGAAGACCTTAAAAAATATCTCAAAACGCTTAATTTATGA
- the trpS gene encoding tryptophan--tRNA ligase, producing the protein MRIFSGIQPSGTMHIGNYLGALKQWVELQKKAECIFCIVDLHAITVPYQPKKLQDNILDVAISYLAAGINPEKSILFIQSKIKEHSELAWLLNTITPMGELQRMTQYKDKSKQFKGSAGAGLINYPVLMAADILLYQTDMVPVGKDQKQHVELAATIAKKFNAKFGKTFKIPKAYIPKTGAKIMSLNNPKKKMSKSLGPTSYIALFDEPAVIKKKIMSALTDTGRKIKYDPKKKPGISNLLTIYSLFSDKPIKKLEKDFSNKGYSEFKKSLVNLLTNSLRPFREKRKELTRRKVYVKEILKQGTKKAQNIAGLNISDIKKKMGLI; encoded by the coding sequence ATGAGGATTTTTAGTGGAATCCAACCAAGCGGTACAATGCATATTGGGAATTATTTGGGAGCATTAAAGCAATGGGTTGAGCTTCAAAAAAAAGCTGAATGTATCTTTTGTATTGTTGATCTCCACGCTATTACTGTTCCCTACCAACCAAAAAAACTTCAGGATAATATTTTAGATGTAGCAATATCTTATTTAGCAGCTGGAATTAATCCAGAAAAATCAATTTTATTTATTCAATCAAAAATTAAAGAACACAGCGAATTAGCCTGGCTCCTAAATACAATAACTCCTATGGGAGAATTGCAGCGCATGACTCAATATAAAGATAAATCCAAGCAGTTTAAGGGCTCAGCCGGGGCAGGCCTCATAAACTATCCAGTTCTTATGGCTGCTGATATCTTGCTTTACCAAACTGATATGGTTCCAGTTGGAAAAGATCAAAAACAACACGTTGAGCTTGCTGCAACAATTGCTAAGAAATTCAATGCAAAATTTGGAAAAACCTTTAAAATACCCAAGGCCTATATTCCAAAAACAGGAGCTAAAATAATGTCCTTAAACAATCCAAAGAAGAAAATGTCAAAATCTCTAGGACCAACATCTTACATTGCTCTTTTTGACGAACCAGCAGTTATTAAAAAGAAAATCATGTCTGCATTAACAGATACAGGAAGAAAAATTAAATATGATCCCAAGAAAAAACCAGGCATTTCTAATCTGTTAACTATTTATTCCTTGTTTTCTGACAAGCCAATTAAAAAATTGGAAAAAGATTTCAGTAATAAAGGATATTCTGAATTTAAAAAATCCCTTGTTAATTTACTTACAAACTCTTTGAGACCATTCAGAGAGAAAAGAAAAGAACTCACAAGAAGAAAGGTGTATGTTAAGGAAATTCTCAAGCAAGGAACAAAAAAAGCTCAGAACATTGCTGGCTTAAATATCTCTGATATTAAAAAGAAAATGGGGTTAATTTAA
- the ssb gene encoding single-stranded DNA-binding protein: MNLNKIFLIGRLTRDPELKTLPSGNQVANFGLATDIFYTDKSGQKQQQAEFHNIVLFGRLAEIASQYLTKGSLAFLEGRVKTRSWEDSSGNKKYRTEIIGERLQLGPKSASQATSAPQQPSQQPKQATKDIKSEDIPVIEENEGEIDVSQIPF; encoded by the coding sequence ATGAATTTAAATAAAATATTTTTAATAGGCAGACTAACTCGCGATCCAGAATTAAAGACTCTTCCTTCAGGAAATCAAGTTGCTAATTTCGGACTTGCCACTGACATTTTTTACACTGACAAATCAGGCCAAAAACAACAACAGGCAGAGTTTCATAATATTGTTTTATTCGGCAGATTAGCTGAAATTGCTTCCCAGTATTTAACAAAAGGCTCTTTAGCTTTTTTAGAAGGAAGGGTTAAAACCAGAAGCTGGGAAGATTCATCTGGTAATAAAAAATATAGAACTGAAATCATAGGTGAACGCTTGCAGTTAGGGCCAAAAAGCGCATCCCAGGCAACGTCTGCACCTCAGCAGCCCAGTCAACAACCCAAACAAGCCACCAAAGATATAAAATCAGAAGACATTCCAGTTATTGAAGAAAACGAAGGAGAAATTGATGTATCTCAAATCCCCTTTTGA
- the recA gene encoding recombinase RecA, which yields MEKKEKTKNEKKDLSDALSEIQQRFGEGSIMKLSEAAEFSSVEVIPTGSFSLDLALGVGGFPKGRVVEIYGSEMTGKTTLALHALASAQKQGGVGAFIDAEHALDPDYAKKIGINIDDLLISQPDSGEQALQIVETLVKSGEVDVIVVDSVAALVPEAEIAGEMGQFQIGLQARLMSQALRKLSGIISKSKVRTVVIFLNQTRMKIGVMFGNPETTPGGLALKFYASVRVNLRRSAQIKHGDNIIGNRVKAKIVKNKVAAPFKVAEFDIYYNEGISYVSDIINTGVKYEVVKRSGASLQYQDIKLGRGMEASKRFLKENPKILKQIKKAIIEQV from the coding sequence ATGGAAAAAAAGGAAAAAACAAAAAACGAAAAGAAAGATTTAAGTGATGCATTAAGCGAAATTCAGCAAAGGTTTGGAGAAGGCTCTATAATGAAGCTTAGCGAAGCTGCTGAATTTTCCAGTGTTGAAGTGATTCCAACAGGTTCTTTTTCGTTGGATTTAGCGCTTGGTGTAGGCGGGTTTCCAAAAGGCAGGGTAGTTGAGATTTATGGTTCTGAAATGACTGGAAAAACAACATTGGCGCTTCATGCTTTAGCCAGTGCTCAAAAACAAGGCGGAGTTGGAGCTTTTATTGATGCTGAGCATGCTTTAGATCCTGATTACGCAAAAAAAATTGGAATAAATATTGATGATTTGTTGATTTCCCAACCTGATTCTGGAGAACAAGCTCTTCAAATTGTTGAAACTTTAGTTAAATCAGGAGAAGTTGATGTAATAGTAGTGGATTCTGTTGCAGCATTAGTTCCTGAAGCTGAAATTGCAGGGGAAATGGGACAATTCCAAATTGGTCTTCAGGCAAGATTAATGAGTCAGGCGCTAAGAAAACTTTCTGGGATAATTTCTAAATCAAAAGTAAGAACAGTAGTTATTTTCTTAAACCAAACAAGAATGAAAATAGGAGTAATGTTTGGCAATCCTGAAACAACTCCAGGCGGTTTGGCTTTAAAATTTTATGCATCTGTTAGAGTAAATTTAAGAAGAAGTGCTCAGATAAAGCATGGAGACAATATTATTGGGAATAGAGTAAAAGCAAAAATAGTTAAAAATAAAGTTGCTGCTCCATTTAAGGTTGCTGAATTTGACATTTATTACAACGAGGGAATCTCATATGTTTCAGATATTATAAATACTGGCGTTAAATATGAAGTTGTTAAAAGATCAGGCGCTAGCCTTCAATACCAAGACATTAAACTTGGCAGAGGAATGGAAGCTAGCAAACGGTTTTTAAAAGAAAATCCAAAGATCTTAAAGCAGATTAAAAAAGCAATTATTGAACAGGTGTAA
- the rpsR gene encoding 30S ribosomal protein S18: MPCYFCQRNIKEIDYKNTKLLTKFVSGLAKIKARKRTETCSSHQRRLSQAIKRARFLGLLAYTIK, translated from the coding sequence ATGCCTTGTTATTTTTGTCAGAGAAATATTAAAGAAATTGATTACAAAAACACTAAACTTTTAACAAAGTTTGTTTCTGGTTTAGCAAAAATCAAAGCAAGAAAAAGAACAGAAACATGTTCTTCTCATCAAAGAAGATTATCTCAGGCTATTAAAAGAGCAAGGTTTTTAGGCTTACTTGCATATACAATTAAGTAA
- the ychF gene encoding redox-regulated ATPase YchF — MSFSIGIIGLPNVGKSTLFKALTKKEVKIAPRPFTTIEPNLGKVSVPDNRLIQISEIIKPEKTTPTTIEFVDIAGLVKEAHKGQGLGNQFLAQIRECDAILQVVRAFENPEVENVLGQIDPLKEIEVVNIELLMKDLETLESSISKLEKKRQEVKKIKILKKIKEQADKGKLISEIELIEEEKAIIKDYRMLTNKPVFYILNTDDKTNFEHIQDRHLMINLKDEEGILELSKKEKKELNLESQLDKLILACYDILSLITFFTVAGGKEVKAWTIVKNSKIPEAGGVVHSDFENKFIRAELIDWNELVSIGSWQKAREKGLIKIVGKDHIISNGDIIEFKI; from the coding sequence ATGAGCTTCTCAATAGGAATCATTGGGCTGCCAAATGTTGGTAAATCTACTCTTTTTAAAGCATTAACTAAAAAAGAAGTAAAGATTGCTCCCAGACCATTCACTACAATTGAACCAAACCTAGGAAAAGTTTCTGTTCCAGATAATAGACTGATTCAGATAAGTGAGATTATTAAGCCAGAAAAAACCACTCCTACCACAATTGAGTTTGTTGATATTGCAGGGCTTGTAAAAGAAGCGCACAAGGGCCAGGGTTTGGGAAATCAATTTTTAGCACAAATAAGGGAGTGCGATGCGATTTTACAAGTAGTAAGGGCTTTTGAAAATCCTGAAGTTGAAAATGTTCTAGGACAAATTGATCCTTTAAAAGAAATTGAAGTTGTAAATATTGAACTACTGATGAAAGATTTAGAAACCTTAGAAAGCTCAATCTCAAAACTTGAGAAAAAAAGACAAGAAGTTAAAAAAATTAAAATTTTAAAAAAAATAAAAGAGCAGGCTGATAAAGGAAAGCTTATTTCAGAAATTGAACTAATAGAAGAAGAAAAAGCTATAATAAAAGATTACAGGATGCTGACAAATAAACCAGTTTTCTATATTCTAAACACTGATGACAAAACCAATTTTGAACATATACAAGACAGGCATCTAATGATAAATTTAAAAGACGAAGAAGGTATTTTGGAATTATCAAAAAAAGAAAAAAAAGAACTTAATTTAGAATCCCAGCTTGATAAATTAATCCTGGCTTGCTATGATATTTTGAGTCTGATTACTTTTTTTACAGTAGCTGGCGGGAAAGAAGTAAAAGCCTGGACAATAGTTAAAAATTCAAAAATCCCAGAAGCTGGAGGAGTGGTTCATTCAGATTTTGAAAATAAATTTATTAGGGCAGAATTAATTGACTGGAATGAACTTGTTTCTATTGGCTCCTGGCAAAAAGCAAGAGAAAAAGGATTAATAAAAATAGTTGGCAAGGACCATATTATCAGTAATGGTGATATTATTGAATTTAAAATATAG
- a CDS encoding phosphomannomutase/phosphoglucomutase has protein sequence MINEEIFREYDIRGVVGKDLNPNIINLLGKAFGTYLLERGVKDVLVGRDSRATSEEYKRAMIQGLISCGCNVVDIGLIVTSFLYFARQHYKIDGGAMITASHNPADWNGLKLCHGLNAIVGDEIQKVKNILISEKFKTGKGSIKSLDVVPAYFGEVQKRVKMNKKLKIVVDCGNATPHAPDFLEKLGHEVIPFSCKIDSSFPRGAMDPAKLDHYKDLIEQVKKQQADIGIIFDGDGDRVGFVDEKGQIWLGDMILTLLVRNIMPKHLGRKVIIELKDSEIVAEETKRLGGIPIFWKTGHALLDHKVHEENAILCGEMSCHYWVVDNWYEFDDAFYALARVLEIVANSNKKLSQLMEEIPKYPSTPEHRIPCPEDKKFTLVKELVEYFRPQCYKVIDIDGIRGYIEDGWFLIRTSNTQPLITIRAEAKTKEGLEKIKKIVKTKIDQYDYMDFDWRKDF, from the coding sequence ATGATAAACGAAGAAATTTTCAGAGAATATGATATCAGAGGAGTGGTAGGCAAGGATTTAAACCCTAATATTATTAATTTGCTTGGAAAAGCTTTTGGAACTTATCTTTTAGAAAGAGGTGTTAAAGATGTTTTAGTAGGCAGAGATTCCAGAGCCACATCAGAAGAATATAAGAGGGCCATGATTCAAGGGCTAATCTCTTGCGGTTGTAATGTTGTTGATATCGGCCTTATTGTTACATCATTTCTTTATTTTGCTCGTCAACACTACAAAATAGACGGAGGTGCTATGATCACTGCAAGTCATAATCCAGCTGATTGGAATGGCTTAAAGCTTTGCCACGGTTTAAACGCAATAGTTGGAGATGAAATACAAAAAGTAAAGAATATCCTAATATCAGAAAAATTTAAAACTGGCAAAGGCAGTATAAAATCTCTTGATGTTGTTCCTGCATATTTTGGAGAAGTTCAGAAAAGAGTAAAAATGAATAAAAAATTAAAAATTGTTGTTGATTGTGGGAATGCAACTCCTCATGCACCTGATTTTTTAGAAAAACTAGGACATGAAGTTATTCCTTTTTCCTGTAAAATAGACTCAAGCTTTCCCAGAGGAGCAATGGATCCTGCCAAACTAGATCATTACAAAGATTTAATTGAACAAGTAAAAAAACAGCAGGCAGATATTGGAATCATATTTGATGGGGATGGAGATAGGGTGGGCTTTGTGGATGAGAAGGGCCAGATTTGGCTAGGGGACATGATTTTAACCCTTCTTGTAAGAAACATAATGCCAAAACATCTTGGCAGGAAAGTTATTATTGAATTAAAAGATTCAGAAATTGTTGCTGAAGAAACAAAGAGATTGGGAGGAATTCCTATTTTTTGGAAAACAGGCCACGCCTTGTTAGATCATAAAGTTCATGAAGAGAATGCAATCCTTTGCGGAGAAATGAGTTGTCATTACTGGGTGGTTGATAATTGGTATGAGTTTGATGATGCTTTTTATGCATTAGCCAGAGTATTAGAGATTGTTGCGAACTCAAATAAAAAACTGTCTCAATTAATGGAAGAGATACCAAAGTATCCCTCAACACCAGAGCATAGAATCCCTTGTCCAGAAGATAAGAAATTTACTCTTGTTAAAGAGCTAGTAGAATATTTTAGGCCGCAGTGTTATAAGGTCATAGATATAGATGGGATAAGAGGATATATTGAAGACGGCTGGTTTTTAATAAGAACTTCAAACACCCAACCTTTAATAACAATTAGAGCTGAAGCAAAAACTAAAGAGGGACTGGAAAAAATAAAAAAGATTGTAAAAACAAAAATAGATCAATATGATTACATGGACTTTGATTGGAGAAAGGATTTTTAA
- the rpsF gene encoding 30S ribosomal protein S6: MQLYQLDYLISPQLSEQDAKNIGEKIKSLVKKEGGFIKKTEILNRQVLAYEIKNSTEAFLTGLSFNLEPEKLKIIKDELTSEKNIIRHLMFKKIIVRTKPVRKRTTKPLKEVKGVELKPKQKVELKEIEKKLEEILGDQ, from the coding sequence ATGCAATTATATCAACTTGATTATTTGATTTCTCCCCAACTTTCAGAGCAAGATGCTAAGAACATAGGAGAGAAAATAAAGTCTTTAGTGAAAAAAGAAGGCGGTTTTATTAAAAAAACAGAGATTTTAAATAGACAGGTTTTAGCTTATGAAATTAAAAATTCCACTGAAGCATTTTTAACCGGTTTAAGTTTTAATTTAGAACCAGAAAAATTAAAAATTATTAAAGATGAACTAACATCAGAAAAAAACATTATAAGGCATTTAATGTTTAAGAAAATTATTGTAAGAACTAAGCCCGTACGAAAAAGGACGACCAAACCCTTAAAAGAAGTTAAAGGCGTTGAGCTTAAACCAAAACAAAAGGTCGAATTAAAAGAAATTGAAAAAAAATTAGAAGAGATATTAGGCGATCAATAA
- a CDS encoding ribonuclease J — protein MQKTTKKMVTRRIENDLRIIPLGGMGEVGRNMMLLEYKKNILIIDVGLRFPGEDMPGIDYIIPNIDYLKKRKKDIVGIVFTHGHYDHIGAFPYIIEHIYRKNLKIFASPLTRGIILKRQEEFVGHPKIKIDEAKNGLKIRLGDFKVEFFRQNHNIPDNLGLFIETPVGSIIHTSDFKFDPHPMNDLPTDFEKLKSFGKRNVLLLMSDSTGAEDEGHSLSEKEISENLEEIFEIAKGRIISATFASLINRIQQIIAISEKHKRKVAIEGYSMKTNIEIAKQLGYVRAKKGTFISSKQIKDYPDNRVTVLCTGAQGEARAALMRIANKEHRHIKIKKNDTVVFSSSVIPGNERTVQIVKDEILRQGAKVYHYKMMDIHAGGHGKKQELKEMLEMTKPKFLFPIHGQHSMLISHAELAKEMGMLEKNIVLPENGQIIKLTPNTISLEKERVASNYVMVDGLGVGDVGEIVLRDRQMLATDGMFVLIAIVDRQTGKVIGSPDIISRGFVYLRESKQLLKETRRKIIGIINKTTGSGGAVNWTYVKDELRNKIGQFLFTHTKRRPMVLPVIIEV, from the coding sequence ATGCAAAAAACAACTAAAAAAATGGTGACAAGAAGAATTGAAAATGATTTAAGAATTATTCCTTTAGGAGGAATGGGTGAAGTAGGAAGAAATATGATGCTTTTAGAATATAAAAAAAACATCCTAATAATTGATGTTGGTTTGAGATTTCCAGGGGAAGACATGCCAGGGATTGACTATATTATTCCCAATATTGATTACCTTAAAAAAAGAAAGAAAGATATTGTGGGCATTGTATTTACTCATGGTCATTATGACCACATAGGCGCATTCCCATATATTATTGAACATATTTATAGGAAGAATTTAAAAATCTTTGCCAGTCCTCTAACAAGAGGAATAATTCTAAAAAGGCAAGAAGAATTTGTGGGCCACCCAAAGATTAAAATTGATGAGGCTAAAAACGGACTTAAAATTAGATTAGGTGATTTTAAGGTTGAGTTTTTCAGGCAAAACCACAATATTCCTGACAATTTAGGATTGTTTATTGAAACGCCAGTTGGAAGCATTATACATACTTCTGATTTTAAATTTGACCCTCATCCAATGAATGATCTGCCAACTGATTTTGAAAAATTAAAAAGCTTTGGCAAAAGAAATGTGCTTCTTTTAATGTCTGACTCAACAGGAGCTGAAGATGAAGGTCATTCCTTATCAGAAAAAGAAATCTCTGAAAACTTAGAAGAGATTTTTGAAATTGCAAAAGGAAGAATAATTTCTGCAACTTTTGCCTCTTTAATAAACAGAATTCAGCAAATTATTGCTATTTCGGAAAAACATAAAAGAAAAGTTGCTATTGAAGGCTATTCAATGAAAACTAATATTGAAATTGCAAAACAACTTGGTTATGTTAGGGCGAAAAAAGGAACATTTATTAGTTCCAAACAAATTAAAGACTATCCTGACAATAGAGTTACAGTGTTGTGCACTGGAGCTCAGGGAGAAGCAAGGGCAGCGCTGATGAGAATTGCAAACAAAGAACATCGTCATATAAAAATCAAAAAAAATGATACAGTTGTGTTTTCAAGTTCAGTTATCCCAGGAAATGAAAGAACAGTTCAAATTGTTAAAGATGAAATATTAAGGCAGGGCGCTAAAGTATATCATTATAAGATGATGGATATTCATGCTGGAGGTCATGGAAAAAAACAAGAGCTAAAAGAAATGCTTGAGATGACAAAACCAAAATTCCTTTTCCCCATTCATGGACAACACTCAATGTTAATCTCTCATGCTGAACTAGCAAAAGAAATGGGCATGCTTGAAAAAAATATTGTTTTGCCTGAAAATGGACAAATTATTAAATTAACTCCAAACACAATAAGTCTTGAAAAAGAACGAGTTGCTTCTAATTATGTAATGGTTGATGGTTTGGGTGTTGGAGATGTTGGTGAAATTGTTTTAAGAGACAGACAGATGCTGGCAACAGATGGAATGTTTGTATTAATTGCTATTGTTGACAGACAGACTGGAAAAGTCATAGGTTCTCCTGATATAATATCAAGAGGGTTTGTATATCTAAGAGAATCCAAGCAGCTGCTCAAAGAAACAAGAAGAAAGATAATCGGCATTATTAACAAAACAACAGGTTCTGGAGGAGCAGTAAACTGGACATATGTTAAAGATGAGCTTAGAAATAAAATAGGCCAGTTTCTTTTCACACATACAAAAAGAAGGCCGATGGTATTGCCAGTAATAATTGAAGTATAA
- a CDS encoding glucose-6-phosphate isomerase: MENYRQLIENRKPDIRYLLDMKEVIYDKEWLSTASNDELYYMYRKVRKENDLVNHITVIPPRMLGKEHIKTKGHYHSDKKYGELYRVLEGKGLFLLQSKNNGTIEDVYCVEAEKGEYIPVLPGYGHIMINNSSEKLVTIDWSVEQCKGIYEPILEKQGGCYYFTNSGWIKNENYKEVPELRFEEPLELMPKNLNFLYGI, translated from the coding sequence ATGGAAAATTACAGACAACTAATTGAAAATAGAAAGCCTGATATTCGTTATCTTCTTGACATGAAAGAAGTGATTTACGATAAAGAATGGCTCAGCACTGCCTCTAATGATGAGCTTTACTATATGTACCGTAAAGTAAGAAAAGAAAATGATCTTGTAAATCATATCACTGTTATCCCTCCTAGAATGCTAGGTAAAGAACATATTAAAACAAAGGGGCATTATCATTCAGATAAAAAATATGGGGAATTATATCGTGTTTTAGAAGGAAAGGGCTTGTTTTTACTTCAAAGCAAGAATAATGGAACTATTGAAGATGTTTATTGTGTTGAAGCTGAAAAAGGAGAATATATTCCTGTTCTTCCTGGTTACGGTCATATTATGATTAACAATTCTTCAGAAAAGCTGGTGACCATTGACTGGTCAGTAGAACAATGCAAAGGTATTTATGAACCTATTTTAGAAAAACAAGGCGGTTGCTATTATTTTACAAATTCAGGCTGGATAAAAAATGAGAATTATAAAGAGGTTCCTGAATTACGATTTGAAGAGCCACTAGAATTAATGCCAAAAAACTTAAACTTTTTATACGGAATATGA